The DNA window TTTGGGACAATCACGGTAACCAGCCCTGAACTGTCATGTCGCCGCATCTTCAGATGATTCTCCTGGATCGTTACAACCGTAAACCCAATATTGGCGAGGCACTTCTCCATATCCTTCCAGGAGATCACCGGAAGTTTTGAGAGTTTATCAGGTTTCATTGGTTTTGGTTGTTTTCCTGGTTTTTCTTGAATTTGAGGTGCGGTCTGTTTGGTCACAGTTCCACCTCAATTGATTCGGCACCATCGGGGAGATGCAGGTTTTCCTCTGGCTGAAGGTACAGGCAGATGGCCTCCCTGGCATGGGTAAGCGCCTCCTCCTTAGTCCGTCCCTGTGTGATACAGCCCGGTAATGCTGGACATTCCATCACGATCCATCCATCCTCTCCTTGTCTGCTGGTAATCATCAGTTTCATTGGTTGCCGTCCTCACCAGTTGAATGATAGTTACTGTGATTTGGTTCCGGAAGATATAAATTTAGTACAGATGGCTGATCCCACATTTATCTTAAGTGGAATCTTAAGTGGATACCTTTTAACATGGCTCGATTTAATGCATCATGATTCCTTCATCCCCAACGTGGTTTGTTCTCGGTTATCCGCTGTCAATTTTCTCAATTTCTTTCTCATTCTGACCAGTCTTATTCCAGATTTCGAGAGTTGCCGCTCTTTGAGTGCCTGTTGATGAATTGTTCTGAGTTGTGCGAGATTGTAATCGAAACCTGCGAAGAGGTTTTGCAGACTTGCTCGTGCCACGGTCGTGACCCGGATATGTCCTGGGTAGAATTGCCGTTTGATGACAGTATAGGTTCGTTAGGTTCGTTCCACCAGCGAGCGTACCCTACTGATAACTCTGTTTCTTCGTTTTTCTTTGATCGATAAAGGATGGTTTCGCACTGTACGATGCATGGTTTTGTCCTTTGATGCGATTGGCTTAACGCCTAAATATCCTTTGTCAAGGAACATCGTCTTCTCTGACTGCGAGAGATCGATCCGACTATCATGGACTGATGCAGTAGTGGTTACCTGCGCCCGGACCAGTTGATATTCTCTGGTGATGATGGTGTGGAGTTTATATTCGAGATGAGAATTCATTCCTTTTTTTTGCCCAGGTACCGTCCCGTGATCGTCGGGTACAGGCAAGATCACTTTGTGCTTTCTCTGCCGGGGCGTGACCGGGATCTGATGTGATGAATGGTGCATCCAGGATGACACCATGTTTAACCTGAAGTCCACGTGCATCGATCTGATGCTGCAGTTCGTTCCAGATCTCATCCAGTACCTCACAATCAGCCGATTCTGAAACGATCAGGGCGTCGAACGATCCGGGATCGTCGCAGAAAAATTCAGAAAATATCGGAACGAGATCTGATCGTTTGCCTGTCGTTTGAGTTTATAAACCGAAAGACCATATCACTGCTGGAGAAAAAGCAACTTCATGACCTGGATCACGTTGGTGTGGGGATGACCACCCAATTCTGTATTGCTCTGATACGCCAGGGCCTGAAGAGGATGAAACCGCTCCCAGTCGATCATACTACTGATCCCTTGGAGAGGATCTCCGCCACGGGCCGCGAGATCAGCATATTCCTGGTTGAGAATGAAATTCCCGAACGTGCTCATATCAAAAGATCGATCGATAAATGGATGAGGGTAAGTTAGGGTTAATAACAATTCTCTGTAGAGTTCGCCGTTTGCGTCGAGGCACTTGAGGGTCGCGCAGAATGCATCCTTTCCGGCATCCTGGGCCACAGTTCCACCGTGCGCTGTGCTGACCGCAGAGGCGGAAGCAGCGTGGTCACCCCGGCATTGATCTGGCAAGCGTGTCAAACGTGTGGTTGCGGTACCGACACTCTTTGCATTGCTGTTCTGGTAGACCAGCTGTACGGTGTATGCCTCTTTTCTCTTCTCGGCAGCAGGGTCGCTTTCGCCGGCAGTCATGTATGCTACGCAGGCAAACTGGTTGGATAAGATGACCGACTGGATGATCGTGTTGAACGTCGCAGCGTCAGCAATCGGGATCGCAAGTTTGCGTAATGCGCTTTTCATATTTTCACTCTGTATAATATCTGCTATGGGTGTAGTTGCTCCCGGTTCGTTTTACGAACCACAAACAGTGTAATTTGAGGGATTTTTTTACGGTTTTGAAAAATGGGGTGAAAACAAAGAAATTTTCATATCCTCCCTTCAATTTTTTTCAATTGTCGAAATTATTTCGTTTTAGATTCAATTTTTATACGCTCCTGAATCGTAGTTCTCCAGTTGAAGCCAGATTAATGACTCAAGGAGCAATTCTGTCTGGGTTCTGCCAGATTCTTCCTGGTTCATGGTTCGAATGAAAACGCCCGTTCATGGGCATTTTTACCGAGCTGTTTTTGATTTATGATTTAAGAATCACTACCATCTATCACACATCTAAAGATTTTTAATTCAGCCGTCAAACCTGTCAGAATCCTTCAAATAAAAAATATATAAATACTCGGTATTATAAGATATATCTTGAGATACGTCTTGATTTTATGAGATGTTTTAGTTAAGGAGAATAAATAATGAATGAACACTATTTTAGAATGGATGATGGCCGCGCCCAGAGAGAGCCTGGTTTTGCAGGACGCGAAGGTTTCAATTCAGGACCTCCCGAGAGGAATGAGGAGAGTTTCGGAGATAGAGAGCACCACAGTTTTGGTGGCCACGGGGATTTCAGACCAGGGCCTCACGAGAGGTTTGATCGAGGTTTTGGTGGCAGAGGGCATGGCGCCTTTGGTGGCGGGCGTGAACGTTTGTTCAATTCAGGCGACTTCAAACTTGTCGTCCTCAAACTGCTCTCTGAGCAGCCGAGTTACGGATACCAACTCATCAAGACCATGGAGCAACGCCTTGCAGGCGGTTACACCCCGAGCGCCGGCGTTATTTATCCTACCTTGACAATGCTGGAGGAAGAGGGGCTTGCCATCGTATCTTCAGAGAACAACAAGAAGATCTATTCGGTGACCCCAGAAGGAGTCCAATACCTTCAGACCAACGAAGGTCGAGTAACGGAGCTGTTCAACCACCTCGAAGAGGCGGGAAGGCATTTCCAACGCGGCCGGTCTCCTGAACTCATGCAAGCCTTCCATAACTTACGCGGCGCTGTAGCGGCACGCGTGTCGCGCGAGAGCGTGACACCAGAACAAATCAGCAAAATCACGGAAGCGATCAATGCCGCTGCCAAGGCCATTGACGAACTCTGAGTTTCCACCTCAATCACCGACAGCGTACGTCGAAACGACGTTAACCCAATATAAGGAGGATCGCAATGCGAAAACAGTTATCATGAGCCCATGCCGGATTTACGAAAAAATACGTTACTAAAATTGGAGATTTAGGAAATCACCTGACCCGGAAATTTAACGAGCTGGTCGCAGTGACTGACATTTCATTTACTATGGGACCGGGGAAGATTTTCGGCCTGCTTGGCCCAAACGGCGTCGGCAAGACCACTTCACTCTCGATGCTCGCCACCTCCTCAAACCTATCGAAGGAACTGCAACAGTGAGCGGTATCGATGTCCAGAAGGATCAGGACGGGGTCCGGAAGGCCATCGGGATCGTTTTCCAGGATCAAAGCCTTGACGAGGAACTCACAGCATGGGAGAACATGGACTTCCATGGCCGGCTTTACTGCGTACCCACGGGAGATCCGGAAGCAGCGGATCGCCGATCTTCTGGACCTTGTCGAACTCACCGACTGGAAAGACGACATTGTCAGGACCTTCTCCAGCGGGATGCGGCGGCGTCTTGAGATCGCCCGGGGACTGCTTCACCACCCCTCGGTTCTCTTCCTCGATGAGCCCACGCCCGGCCTTTGATCCCCCGACCCGGAATCACCTCTGGCAATATATCGCCACTCTTGCGAAGAGGAGGGGATCACAATCATCATCACTACCCACTATATGGATGAGGCAGACCGGCTCTGCAACCGGGTCGCCATTGTCGACCACGGAAAGATCATCGCGCTGGACACTCCCGCAAACCTCAAGGATGGGATCGGTGGGGACGTAGTGACGATCCGCTCCCTGGATACCGCTGCAATTGTCGCTGTTATCAGGGAACCGTGAATCAGCCGGGTTGACGAACACGAAGTGGGAACCGCCGAGATCATGCGGCAACAGATGAAGATAATGAGGAGGCACTGATCATGGATATCATCTACACCATCTGGCTCCAGAGCATGATGCGGTTCATCCGGTCGCAGAGCCGGATCATCGGGAGCATATCAATGCCGCTCTTCTTCCTCGGGTTCGGGCTGAACTCGGTGGTCAGCATCCCGGGTCTCGGCAAGAACTATCTCCAGTTCCTGATCCCGGGCCTGGCCGCGATGAGCGTCCTCTTCACCTCGGCCTTCTCGGGTATCCAGATCATCACGGAAAAGCAGTTCGGGTTCCTGAAAAAGACCCTTATTGCACTGGTGATAGGGCTTGCGATCATGCTTGGCCAGACTGCCGGCGGGGCAACGACTGCGGTGACATCATCCATTTGGATAGATCAGGTGGAACATGATCCGGCGGATAAAAAATAATTTTTCCCGGCTTCGCCAGAAAACATTTTAACGAGCGGGATAATCGGACAACCGGGGGTTATAATCCCCTGATTAATAGAGGTCTGATTGTAAACCATGTCACAAGGACAGAGAGTATGATGGTGAACCCAATAAAACCAAAGACCAGCACTTTGCTCTCAAGAAAGACTCTGTATGCAGCCGGTGAAAGGAGTGCATTGAGCATCAGGTTTGCAAGCCAGTTCAGCACCATCCAGACCAGAAAGACAATGATCAGCGAGATGAAATTAATAACGCCCAGATCCTGGACATTTCCCTCCTTTTGTCGATTATTTTTTTGTTTTTTCATTGATAGGATCCATTTCATCTCTTCAGATGGGATATCAGGATTCTTCAACTGGTCCGGGTGATCAGACTTCCTGTCTGTATGCTGCACAATCTCTCATCTGCAGTCAATATGTTTAAAGAGGATCCTCATACCTATGATCCTGATCGAGCAAGGGTTTTATTATCTGACTTGCGGGAAGCCAGGGAGCCGATCACGCACTTCACCGCGCAAAAAAAACATGGGGTCTGAGCGCTAGATCGAACTGATCTGAGTTCCCTCGCCCAGGTACACCCTTAATCGATTCCTGAACCTGACGGCGTCCGGTGTGTCGAACAGTAACTGAATCCGCTCCGATATACGCTGCACCCCCTCGGGTAACGACGCGCAGGGAATCGTCAACTGGAGAGAGCGATTGGAGAGGGTGAATTCCTCCCCCTCCCTGACAGCCTGAAACCGGATCGGCTTGATTAACGGTACTGCCCGCCCCTGCAGAGTGATCACCCTGATAACCAGTGAGTATGGCTCGCAGAGGGAGATCCCCGGTTCTTTTCCTGCAGTGAATGAGCGCTTCTTTGATTCCTTCATTCTTTCACCATATTCTGTTTTTAGG is part of the Methanosphaerula palustris E1-9c genome and encodes:
- a CDS encoding type II toxin-antitoxin system HicA family toxin; this encodes MKPDKLSKLPVISWKDMEKCLANIGFTVVTIQENHLKMRRHDSSGLVTVIVPKSDELDRRTLKCILRVIGLSTRRFLEMR
- a CDS encoding type II toxin-antitoxin system HicB family antitoxin, which produces MKLMITSRQGEDGWIVMECPALPGCITQGRTKEEALTHAREAICLYLQPEENLHLPDGAESIEVEL
- a CDS encoding transposase codes for the protein MRSGTNCSIRSMHVDFRLNMVSSWMHHSSHQIPVTPRQRKHKVILPVPDDHGTVPGQKKGMNSHLEYKLHTIITREYQLVRAQVTTTASVHDSRIDLSQSEKTMFLDKGYLGVKPIASKDKTMHRTVRNHPLSIKEKRRNRVISRVRSLVERT
- a CDS encoding PadR family transcriptional regulator; translated protein: MNEHYFRMDDGRAQREPGFAGREGFNSGPPERNEESFGDREHHSFGGHGDFRPGPHERFDRGFGGRGHGAFGGGRERLFNSGDFKLVVLKLLSEQPSYGYQLIKTMEQRLAGGYTPSAGVIYPTLTMLEEEGLAIVSSENNKKIYSVTPEGVQYLQTNEGRVTELFNHLEEAGRHFQRGRSPELMQAFHNLRGAVAARVSRESVTPEQISKITEAINAAAKAIDEL